In Solanum pennellii chromosome 3, SPENNV200, a single window of DNA contains:
- the LOC107014044 gene encoding inorganic pyrophosphatase 1-like has product MAGIVVVFDFDKTIIDLDSDNWVIDELGATDLFNRLLPTMPWNSLMDRMMKELHDQGKTIDEIEQVLKRVPVIPRVVAAIKAAHTLGCDLRIVSDANVFYIETILKHLAIYDCFTEIHTNPGYVDDQGKLRILPHHDFHHGCTFNTCPPNMCKGLVIERIQASLAKEDRKQRIIYLGDGAGDFCPSLKLKEHDFVMPRKDFPVWKLINDNHDLIRAEIHGWSDGEEQEHILLQIIKAITIEENQILSADCCKFQTITVHEALPNALPLP; this is encoded by the exons ATGGCTGGAATTGTTGTGGTTTTCGATTTCGACAAGACGATCATTGATTTGGATAGTGATAATTGGGTGATTGATGAATTAGGCGCTACTGATTTATTCAATCGACTTCTTCCTACAATGCCATGGAACTCTCTTATG GATAGAATGATGAAGGAACTTCATGATCAAGGCAAAACTATTGACGAAATTGAACAAGTACTTAAACGCGTACCTGTAATTCCCCGCGTTGTTGCCGCCATTAAAGCTGCTCATACTTTAGG ATGTGATTTGAGGATAGTAAGCGATGCTAATGTCTTCTACATCGAGACAATTTTGAAACATCTAGCAATATATGATTGCTTCACTGAGATCCACACAAATCCGGGCTACGTTGACGATCAAGGAAAACTTAGAATCCTTCCTCATCACGATTTTCATCATGGCTGCACCTTCAATACTTGCCCTCCCAACATGTGCAAG GGGTTGGTAATAGAAAGAATACAAGCTTCATTGGCTAAGGAAGACCGGAAGCAAAGAATAATCTATCTCGGTGACGGAGCAGGAGATTTTTGCCCAAGCTTGAAGCTGAAAGAGCACGATTTCGTTATGCCAAGGAAAGATTTTCCAGTATGGAAATTAATAAACGATAACCACGATCTCATAAGAGCAGAAATTCATGGGTGGAGTGATGGAGAAGAGCAGGAACACATTCTACTTCAGATAATTAAAGCAATCACCATCGAAGAGAACCAAATTTTATCAGCTGATTGCTGCAAGTTTCAGACGATTACAGTTCATGAAGCCTTGCCAAATGCTCTCCCTCTACCATAG
- the LOC107012413 gene encoding inorganic pyrophosphatase 1-like: MAGIVVVFDFDKTIIDLDSDNWVVDELGATDLFNQLLPTMPWNSVMDRMMKELHEQGKTIKDIEEVLKRAPVIPRVVPAIKAAHALGCDLRIVSDANLFYIETILNHLGISDCFTEIHTNPGYVDEEGRLRIRPHHDFHTSSHGCSSNTCPPNMCKGLVIEKIQASLAKEGKKRMIYLGDGAGDYCPSLKLKEQDFVMPRKDFPVWKLINENRDLVKAEIHGWSDGEEQEHILLQIIKTISMEDNQFLSVDCKFQTIPINAVHEAMTKALPVPY; encoded by the exons ATGGCTGGAATTGTTGTGGTTTTCGATTTTGACAAGACGATTATCGATCTGGACAGCGATAATTGGGTGGTGGATGAATTGGGTGCTACTGATTTGTTCAATCAGCTTCTGCCTACCATGCCTTGGAACTCTGTTATG GACAGGATGATGAAAGAACTTCATGAACAAGGCAAAACTATTAAGGACATTGAAGAAGTACTGAAACGGGCACCTGTAATTCCTCGGGTTGTTCCCGCCATTAAAGCTGCTCATGCTTTAGG GTGTGATTTGAGGATTGTAAGCGATGCAAATCTCTTCTACATCGAGACGATTTTGAATCATCTGGGAATAAGTGATTGCTTCACGGAGATCCACACAAATCCAGGCTACGTTGATGAAGAAGGGAGACTTAGAATCCGTCCTCACCATGATTTTCACACCTCCTCTCATGGCTGCAGCTCCAATACTTGCCCTCCCAACATGTGCAAG GGCCTAGTAATAGAAAAAATACAAGCTTCATTGGCTAAGGAAGGGAAGAAAAGAATGATTTATCTTGGTGACGGAGCAGGAGATTATTGTCCAAGCTTGAAGCTGAAAGAGCAAGATTTCGTTATGCCAAGGAAAGATTTCCCTGTTTggaaattaataaatgaaaatcGCGATCTTGTGAAAGCAGAGATCCACGGGTGGAGTGATGGAGAAGAGCAGGAACACATTCTGCTTCAGATAATCAAAACGATTTCCATGGAAGATAATCAATTTTTATCCGTTGATTGCAAGTTCCAGACGATTCCGATCAATGCAGTTCATGAAGCCATGACAAAAGCTCTCCCTGTGCCTTACTGA